A stretch of DNA from Dehalobacterium formicoaceticum:
CCCAGACATATGGTTAAGGAAGCTATGGAAGCAGGGATTAAGGTAATCGGAGTTTATGGTTCAACGGAAAGTGTTCCGCATACAGCTGTAAGATTGAGTGATGATATCGAAAAAATTATCAATACTGATGGGGTGGCGGTAGCGGGGGTCGAAGTTCAAGTCGTGGACGAATCACTGCGCCCTGTGCCGGCTGGGATTCAGGGAGAGGAGGCCTCTCGTGGACCAGCGGTTTTTGTGGGTTATCTCAAGGAACCTGAGTTAACTGCAAAGGTTTTAGATAACAATGGCTGGTATTACAGTGGCGATCTTTGTGTCAAGGATGACGACGGATATATCCGAATTACGGGTAGGAAGAAGGACATTATTATTCGTGGGGGAGAGAATATTAGTAGCAGCGAATTGGAGAATATCCTTCTTCAACATCCTAATGTCCGTCAGGCAGGAGTGGTTGCTATGCCTGACCCCAGGTTGGGTGAGAGAGTCTGTGCTTATTTGGTATTGAATGATAGGAATAAGGGGTTAACCCTGACAGAAGTGAGGGATTTTTTCTCGGAAAAAGGTGTGAGCAAGTTTAAATGTCCTGAACGAATAGAATTTATGGAAGATCTACCGCGCACGGAGGCAGGGAAAATCCAGAAATTCGTGTTGCGTCAGGATATAGTGAATAAATTAGAAAAAGAGAAAGATTAGTAGATTTTCACGGCTACATTTGGAGTAGTGGAATAATTAATGAGTAGTCAGAGAGTGTCTTAATTCTTTCTGCGTTGCAGGGGTTAAGGCATCTTCTTGCTTTTTATGTTAAATAACATCTAGGTAAATGTTATAATTAATCATAATTAGTTAGTGTTGTTTTAACAAGCAGATTTGTGATTGAAATAACCATCACATGACCTTGGTACTACTCTACAGGGTGTGAAACTTCGGAAGTTTTCGGGGAGGTGAGTAGAAAATGAATCTTTATCAGTTATATTATTTTAAGACACTGGCGGAGTTAGAACATTATACAAAAGCCGCTGCACAGCTCTGTTTAACACAGCCTAGTCTAAGTAATGCTATATCTTCCGTAAGCGTCAAATACTACCCACATATTCTTTTGAATCTAGCTATGAGATAATGTCTCCATGATAACTATAAGGAGGCCTGCTCATTGACCAAAGTTGAAAAGTGCCAAATGTGGAAATCCAGGGTGAATGAATTTAAATCGAGTGGCCAAACGGCTACAGCATGGTGCACAGCACATGAATTGAAGATCAATCAGCTGCGCTACTGGATGCGTAAGTTTAAGTCAGAAAGCAAGTCAGCAGAGAAGAAAATGCAGTGGCTTTCCGTGGAGATCGGCGGGTTAGAAGTAAGCGAACCTCAAGAAGCTTTGCCCGTTCGTGTAGGCAAAGCAACTATTGAAGTGCGTCCGGGATTCAATCCCAAACTTCTCTCTGATGTCGTTAAGACGCTATCAGTTATTTGAAGAAACTTTGCAGGATTCCGGAAGCGTGTCCGACCATGGGAGCAAAGCATCCAGTTGAGCCATATTTCCCAAGTCAATGTTGGGCAACTTCTCAAATAGATACGTCAAATAATGAAAAGGGCTCAGATGGTTGGCCTTTGCCGTCTCAATCATGCTGTAGATGATTGCACTGGCCGTAGCACCCTTCGGAGTGTTACTGAAGAGGAAGTTTTTTCTTCCGATTACGAAAGGCTTGATGGCTCGTTCTGCTCGGTTATTACTGATTTCCAGCCGACCATCAAGCAAGAACGCGCACAGTTTATCCCACTGCTTCAGGCTGTAATCAATGGCTTTTCCTAAAGCACTTTTCGGAAGAACCTGTCTTTTCTTCGTTCTTAACCAGGCTTCGAAGACATCAAGAACCGGTTTGCTTTGTTCCAAACGCTTGTCGTATCGCTCGTCAGCATCCAGATCCTTGAACCCTTGCTCTAGGTGAAAAAGCTGGTTACAATAATCCAGCCCTTCTTTCGCAACAGAAGATGTCTGGTCGGAGCCTTTTGGCAAGGCTTTGAGTGCATCAGAAAAATACCTTCTGGCATGAGCGAAGCAACCGACCGGTTTGACACCTGGAATGCCGTTATACCCTATATAGCCATCAGTATGCAAATATCCATTAAAACCGTCAAGCATGTTTTGCGGATGCTTACTGGCTCTGGTCGTACGATAGTCATAAAGATAGATCGGCACATCCGTATGACCTGTAGCATACAGCCACATATATGATTTGTTAGCGGCTGTTCTTCCTTCTTCACGCAGCACTTGCAATATCGTTTCATCCGCATGTAAAATCTCATGCCCAATTAGCTTGGTATGCATGCGGTTGTACAGATGAACAAGCCAATCATTCGCACCGTGAATCATCCAGTTGGCCAGTGTCTGGCGAGATAAATCGATACCAAAGTGTTTGAATTGCTGCTCCTGGCGGTAAAGCGGAACAGCAAGAGTATATTTTCGATCCATCACAAACGCCATTAAAGACGGTGAGACAAAGCTACCCGGAAGCACAGGGGCAGGCATGGGTGCAGTGATCACCGGCGTGGAGATGTCATTTTTCTCACAGTTACGGCATGTATATACGTGTCGCACGTGTTTGACTACCTTAACCTGAGCTGGAATAACCTTGATCTCCTTTCGGATTTCTTTACTCATCTGATGTAAATGCTCACCACACTGTGGGCAAGTTTGTGCTTCATCCGATAAGGGGTATTCCACAGTCTCTACGGGAAGATCATCAAGCATTTTGTCGTTCTTGCCCTTGGTCTTGCGTCTTTTATATGTAATTTCCTCAACCGTTGGTTCAGATGCCTTAGGATCGGCTTCTTGTTCCGCTTCATCGAAGAAACTTAATTGATCTGGATTGGTTTTCTCGCTGGATGCACCGAATCGCCGCTTCTGGCTTAAAAGGAACTGTTCTTCGTACCATTTCAGCTTAGCGGACAACTCTTCGATTTGGTGCTCTTGAACAGAAATTTTGTCCTTAAGACTTTGTATATGTTCATCCGTTTGAGGATGGTTTGCGTCTGATTCAGTTATGTTTTCCATGGCTTTATTATATCATTTTTCGCTAATGAAAGATAGCCAAAAACCGCATAGAATCAAGGTTTTTCGCAGTTTTTATATGATGATTCTCTCGCTTATTTCCGGATTGGCACTTGCCTGATGAAGGGGTAAACCATCGAGCAGCCATCGAAATTCTCGCTGGCTGACAGCAAGTGACTGGCTATTGCCATCTGGCCACTGAAAGTGTCCTTTCTCGAGGCGCTTGTAATGGAGCCAGAATCCATCGCCACCCCATTCTAGGACTTTGACTTTGTCCTTTTTGCGATTACAAAAGACAAAAAGATGCCTAGAGAATGGATCCAAGCGGAAATGCTCTTGCACGATTACAGCCAAGCCATCGATAGACTTGCGAAGATCCGTTGCGCCGGCTGCAAGATAAACCGTGTCTACTCGGCCTAACATCATAGCCACACTCACTTCCTTGTGATTGTCATGGAGGAGGTTTTGTCCCTCTTTTCGAATTCATTATCTCATAGTAAGAAAAGGACGAATATGTGGGTTTGATTTGACGCTTACAGAACATTATACAAAAGCCGCTGCACAGCTCTGTTTAACACAGCCTAGTCTAAGTAATGCTATATCTTCCTTAGAAAATGAGCTGGGAGTAGCGCTATTTGAAAAGCATGGACGTAATGTTGCGCTGTCAAAATACGGAAGAGAGTTTTTGCCCTATGTCGAAAAAGCCTTAGCAGAATTAGAACAGGGAGCTGACAAGATCAAAGAATCGGCAAGTAATGCTCAAGGTGTTATTAACGTTGGATTTATTTATACACTTAGCTCACACTTCATTCCTGAATTAATCTCTGGTTACAGGAAGGTTGAACAAAAACCAAATATACGGTTTGCTTTACAAGAAGGAACGACCCAAGATGAATGTACGGCTGATTTAATTGTACGCTTAAAGACCGGAAAGATTGATTTGGTTTTTGCTTCATTAGTACCCAAGGATTCTGATGTCGAATTTGTTCCTATCTGTGAGCAAAAATTAGTTGTTCTTCTACCTTATGATAATCCTCTAGCCCAGAATAATGAGATTGATCTCAAAGATTTGGAGCCATATCCTTTAATACATTATTCGGGTAAGCCCGGATTGAAACGAGAAATCAATCGCCAATATGCGAAGGTCAATCTAATTCCAAAAGTTTGTTGTGAGGTAGGTGATGACGTTTCAATGGCTGGTTTGGTAGCGGCTAAAATAGGAATCGCCATCGTCCCGGAAAACCCTACCTTCCGGAATTTTGACATAAAAATACTTCCTATTGGTAATCCTAAATATAAAAGAATCATTTATTTTGGCTATATGAAAAATAGACAGGAGACTTTACCTATCCAGAAATTTAAGAAGTATGTTATCGATAGTTTTAAAGAATTTACAGAACAAGCCCTTTAGTTGAACCGGTGTTGGTAGAACAAATAGAGGACGTTTAAGCTTATATATAATTGGTAACAACAACCAAAAGTGGAGATAGGTATTTCGGAATAATTCATTTTATCACGATATCGGGGTAAAATGGGCTTTTTGTATAGGGAGCAAGGTTTTACCGGTGCCTCAGAGGGGTACTTTACGGGAGAAAGAGTAAATATTTATGCAGCGGCTTAAGAAAACAGGATGAATGAAACTGACGGGATCATGCTCCTGGGAAAAACAAATTTCATACTGCCGGGAGAAGAGCTGCTGATCTCGTACCACGACGGTTATAGTGATCTGCCGGTGACGGACAAATTACCGCATCTTTATATGCTACCAAAACCTATTATAATGGTAAAGATCTTTCTCTAAAGATTAAAGTGCCTGAAATGAAATTTACCGGCAGCAAGCTGGAGGTCGGTAACTTTGAAAATAAGATCAGTTTAGTTGAGTTTCGAAAAGATTTCGTCGCTGCCCAATTCGCAGATCCTGACACGACTCCGCAATTTCAAGGTCCGGGTTCCGGACTGAGACATTTCCAAGTGGGGCAAAGGATACTTTATCTGGAAATCCCTTCAAATGTTGAAATAAAGTCTGGCCAATTGGGGGTTCAATTTGTCGGAGAAACGATATAAACATAAACTTGATCCCTCCATTGGAGTGGTCTGACGGAGATTTATAATTCCTGAAAAATTGGGCATAGTCGTTAATTGCGGCTATGCTATTTTTCCGTTTAGTTTGCCAAGTTGATTGCTCCTATGCAGCTATAGAAAAATGAATCTTATTTTCTGTGAAATCCTTTGATAGCTGCAAGTTTTTATGATACAATAGTTGCAATAAAAACATGCAGAAAGCGGGGTGGTACTATGAGCCTTGCAAAGATGATTTATGAGAAGACAACATCGTATTTAGATACAATGCCTAAAACTGAGCGGAAGAAAATCGGTCAGTTTTTTACACCTGCCGCCATAGCTAATTATATGGCTGGATTGACCCGGAGCTCCGGCAATATTGTTTCAGTCCTCGACCCAGGTGCGGGGAGTGGGATTCTGTCCGCCGCTATTGTAGATGTACTTATATCAAAAGGAGTAAAAGAAATCTATCTTGATGCATATGAGAACAATTCTGACATACTGCCTATGCTGAAAGAAAACCTGACTCTTATACAGCGGGCAGCACAAGATAGATATGTGGCATTACACTTCAACATTTTTGAAGAGAACTTTATTACCGAAAACCATTTTGCATGGACGGGGTTTATCAACATTCAGAAATACGATATTGTCATTGCCAATCCACCCTACAAGAAAATTGGCAAGCGCGATGCGGAAGCAAGCATCATGCAGGACATTGTTTATGGTCAGCCGAACTTGTATTTTTTGTTTATGGCGATGGGAACGCGGCTGTTGAAAGACGGCGGGGAGTGCGTATATATTGTGCCGCGCAGCTTTTCCAGCGGCCTATATTTTACTGCATTCCGTAATCATTTCTTGAATGAGGTTAGAATAACAAATCTGCATTTGTTTACATCAAGAGAATCTGTTGGCGGCTCTGGAGACAATGTATTGCAAGAGACAGTTATCTTGCGGGCAGCAAAAAAAAATATGCGTCCAGATGTCATAGAGATAACAGAATCCTCGGACGAAAGCTGTCATATCACAAACCAATATTCTGTGGCGTATGACACTTGCGTCAGAAAGGACAGTAACTCTTTCTTATTCTTTCCGTCTTCTGAAGATGATGCGCAAATATTGAATTTTGTGAATCAATGGCCTGCGTCTTTGCCGGAATTAGGCTATCGGATGAAAACCGGAATGGTCGTAGACTTTCGTGAAACTACATGGCTCTGCACCGATAACAAAGAGGAGGTTGTTCCGCTGCTCTGGGCATATAACTTCCATGAAAACCGTATCAATTTCCCGGTTGAAGTGGACGGAAAGCCCCAGTATCTTCATAATGTTCAAGAAACGAATCGGCTTAAAATGAGGAAGGGCAACTATCTCTTGCTCAAGCGTTTTACTTCGAAGGAAGAACGCAAACGTCTCCAATGCGCGTTGCTATTTGAAGAAGAATTTCCTTTATACGATGGGATAAGCACGGAAAACCATTTGAACTTTATAACCAAAATCAATGGACATATGAGCAAAGAAGAATTGTATGGATTGTTTGTTGTCCTCAACTCCAGTTGCATGGATAGATATTTCCGCATTTTGAATGGCTCTACCCAGGTCAATGCGAATGAAATCAATTCGATACCTTTCCCCGCACATAGAGACCTTGTGCAAATGGGCATAACGGCTATGCACAAAACATCATTAAACGATTCGGATTGTGACGATATTCTTAGAAATCAGTTCATGTCTATAGCGATTAGTCAAGTGATGTAGGAGGATTTGTCGTGAGCAAATTAGAAGAATCCAAAGGGATTTTATCTGCCATTGGAATGCCCAGTCAGCAGACAAATGACCGCAGCGCCTATGTGCTTTTGGCATTGGCAGACATAAAAGTGTCTGACCCATGGACAAGAGCAAAAAAACCGGAGAGGCGCATTGTGGATATGATGAATTTCATGTCCCAGCATTATGGCAAGGTTTATAAGCCGAATACGCGGGAAACCATACGCAAGGATACCATACATCAATTCGTTGATGGAGCAGTTGCAGAGCGCAATACAAACAGCATCGACCGCCCTACCAATAGTCCGAAGTACAGCTATTGCTTAACGGACGAAATGCTTGAATTAATAAAGACATACGGAACAAGGGGATGGCAGCGTACCCTCAAAAAATTCATTTCGAAGCAGGGAACTTTGATTGATAAATATAGTCAGCTGAGGGATATAGCACGGGTGCCTGTTGTCGTAAATGGACAGGAATTTAATTTTAGTCCAGGTGAGCATAACACCTTGCAGAAAGCAATAATCGAAGAATTTGCCCCCCGCTTCGCAAAAGGGGCGGAAGTGATTTATGTAGGCGATGCTGAGAACAAGGATTTAATCAAGAACCGTGAGGTGCTTGAATCTATAGGTGTAATAATTACCGACCACGATAAACTGCCCGATGTGGTTTTGTATCTAAGCGATAAGAACTGGCTCTATTTTATTGAAGCAGTAACCAGCGCAGGGCCGATTTCGGTAAAACGGATGCGGGAAATCGAAGATATGACCGCAGGATGTGCGGCGGGGAGGATATATGTCACTGCTTTTCCTGACGGAAAATTATATAAGAGATTAATTGACCAGCTTGCCTGGGAAACTGAGGTGTGGATTGAAGAAAACCCAGACCATATGATCCACTTAAACGGCGATAAATTCATCGGGCCTCGGAATTGAGTATATATCGGATCACAGGTATTTTATTATGCGTAAGGAATGTAATCATGATAAATAGGATTTTTTTATAACCCTTGGATTTCTTGTTCTAGAATTTTGATATAAATTGCTCCTAAATCGCTTAAGGTATGTTCACTACGCAAAATATAACCGGCGTATAAAATTTGATTATTATCTGAAAGTTTAATAGCCTGTATTTCACTTAATTTTGAATGCATCTCGTCACCATTACTATTTGTTAAATCAGGGCCAATACTAAAACAATTACTCCATCTTACCAATGCTATTTTAGTACAACGATCGATAACATGGATGTTTTTATCAAGAATT
This window harbors:
- a CDS encoding helix-turn-helix domain-containing protein, yielding MNLYQLYYFKTLAELEHYTKAAAQLCLTQPSLSNAISSVSVKYYPHILLNLAMR
- the tnpB gene encoding IS66 family insertion sequence element accessory protein TnpB (TnpB, as the term is used for proteins encoded by IS66 family insertion elements, is considered an accessory protein, since TnpC, encoded by a neighboring gene, is a DDE family transposase.), which gives rise to MMLGRVDTVYLAAGATDLRKSIDGLAVIVQEHFRLDPFSRHLFVFCNRKKDKVKVLEWGGDGFWLHYKRLEKGHFQWPDGNSQSLAVSQREFRWLLDGLPLHQASANPEISERIII
- a CDS encoding LysR family transcriptional regulator, producing MTLTEHYTKAAAQLCLTQPSLSNAISSLENELGVALFEKHGRNVALSKYGREFLPYVEKALAELEQGADKIKESASNAQGVINVGFIYTLSSHFIPELISGYRKVEQKPNIRFALQEGTTQDECTADLIVRLKTGKIDLVFASLVPKDSDVEFVPICEQKLVVLLPYDNPLAQNNEIDLKDLEPYPLIHYSGKPGLKREINRQYAKVNLIPKVCCEVGDDVSMAGLVAAKIGIAIVPENPTFRNFDIKILPIGNPKYKRIIYFGYMKNRQETLPIQKFKKYVIDSFKEFTEQAL
- a CDS encoding BsuBI/PstI family type II restriction endonuclease, whose translation is MSKLEESKGILSAIGMPSQQTNDRSAYVLLALADIKVSDPWTRAKKPERRIVDMMNFMSQHYGKVYKPNTRETIRKDTIHQFVDGAVAERNTNSIDRPTNSPKYSYCLTDEMLELIKTYGTRGWQRTLKKFISKQGTLIDKYSQLRDIARVPVVVNGQEFNFSPGEHNTLQKAIIEEFAPRFAKGAEVIYVGDAENKDLIKNREVLESIGVIITDHDKLPDVVLYLSDKNWLYFIEAVTSAGPISVKRMREIEDMTAGCAAGRIYVTAFPDGKLYKRLIDQLAWETEVWIEENPDHMIHLNGDKFIGPRN
- a CDS encoding Eco57I restriction-modification methylase domain-containing protein, with the translated sequence MSLAKMIYEKTTSYLDTMPKTERKKIGQFFTPAAIANYMAGLTRSSGNIVSVLDPGAGSGILSAAIVDVLISKGVKEIYLDAYENNSDILPMLKENLTLIQRAAQDRYVALHFNIFEENFITENHFAWTGFINIQKYDIVIANPPYKKIGKRDAEASIMQDIVYGQPNLYFLFMAMGTRLLKDGGECVYIVPRSFSSGLYFTAFRNHFLNEVRITNLHLFTSRESVGGSGDNVLQETVILRAAKKNMRPDVIEITESSDESCHITNQYSVAYDTCVRKDSNSFLFFPSSEDDAQILNFVNQWPASLPELGYRMKTGMVVDFRETTWLCTDNKEEVVPLLWAYNFHENRINFPVEVDGKPQYLHNVQETNRLKMRKGNYLLLKRFTSKEERKRLQCALLFEEEFPLYDGISTENHLNFITKINGHMSKEELYGLFVVLNSSCMDRYFRILNGSTQVNANEINSIPFPAHRDLVQMGITAMHKTSLNDSDCDDILRNQFMSIAISQVM
- the tnpA gene encoding IS66 family insertion sequence element accessory protein TnpA; its protein translation is MTKVEKCQMWKSRVNEFKSSGQTATAWCTAHELKINQLRYWMRKFKSESKSAEKKMQWLSVEIGGLEVSEPQEALPVRVGKATIEVRPGFNPKLLSDVVKTLSVI
- the tnpC gene encoding IS66 family transposase; the encoded protein is MENITESDANHPQTDEHIQSLKDKISVQEHQIEELSAKLKWYEEQFLLSQKRRFGASSEKTNPDQLSFFDEAEQEADPKASEPTVEEITYKRRKTKGKNDKMLDDLPVETVEYPLSDEAQTCPQCGEHLHQMSKEIRKEIKVIPAQVKVVKHVRHVYTCRNCEKNDISTPVITAPMPAPVLPGSFVSPSLMAFVMDRKYTLAVPLYRQEQQFKHFGIDLSRQTLANWMIHGANDWLVHLYNRMHTKLIGHEILHADETILQVLREEGRTAANKSYMWLYATGHTDVPIYLYDYRTTRASKHPQNMLDGFNGYLHTDGYIGYNGIPGVKPVGCFAHARRYFSDALKALPKGSDQTSSVAKEGLDYCNQLFHLEQGFKDLDADERYDKRLEQSKPVLDVFEAWLRTKKRQVLPKSALGKAIDYSLKQWDKLCAFLLDGRLEISNNRAERAIKPFVIGRKNFLFSNTPKGATASAIIYSMIETAKANHLSPFHYLTYLFEKLPNIDLGNMAQLDALLPWSDTLPESCKVSSNN